In Sorghum bicolor cultivar BTx623 chromosome 10, Sorghum_bicolor_NCBIv3, whole genome shotgun sequence, one genomic interval encodes:
- the LOC8083491 gene encoding NOI-like protein, whose product MAKRPTVPKFGAWDNDDVGYTVYFDKVRENKGATAPPLHRPHSLDDPEEGPMMRVPPPSSSRPATAGGHREAPPSSRRHHGQGGHRRTESSSSVASDPGSAHQSKFAPPPQYYQRTSHGHHRHHSGGHHHHQQQQQQQQQPPSSHGHGHGHGHRASHAHSRQQQHHHAAPGPRARSASPQSNAPNRQRPSAVPRFGVWDEQSAESAAQGFTVVFENVKRHREVARSGVPAVPRVPSPPEGAALRRHHQKTPFVSKMFGCFLPTTAKG is encoded by the exons ATGGCC AAACGACCCACGGTGCCAAAGTTCGGCGCCTGGGACAACGACGATGTCGGGTACACGGTCTACTTCGACAAGGTGCGCGAGAACAAGGGCGCCACGGCGCCGCCGCTGCACCGGCCGCACAGCCTCGACGACCCGGAGGAGGGGCCCATGATGAGAGTCcctccgccgtcgtcgtcgaggCCGGCCACCGCGGGAGGCCACCGCGaggcgccgccgtcgtcgaggCGGCACCACGGGCAGGGCGGCCACCGGCGAACggagagcagcagcagcgtgGCGTCCGACCCAGGCTCCGCCCACCAAAGCAagttcgcgccgccgccgcagtaCTACCAACGCACGAGCCACGGCCACCACCGTCACCACAGCGgtggccaccaccaccaccagcagcagcagcagcagcagcagcagcccccGTCCtcccacggccacggccacggccacggccaccgAGCCTCGCACGCGcacagcaggcagcagcagcaccaccaCGCGGCGCCGGGTCCCCGGGCGCGGTCCGCCTCGCCGCAGAGCAACGCCCCG AATCGACAGCGGCCGTCGGCCGTGCCCAGGTTCGGCGTGTGGGACGAGCAGTCCGCCGAGTCGGCGGCGCAGGGGTTCACGGTGGTGTTCGAGAACGTGAAGCGGCACCGGGAGGTGGCCAGGTCCGGGGTGCCGGCTGTGCCGCGCGTGCCGTCGCCGCCGGAGGGCGCCGCGTTGAGGCGCCACCATCAAAAGACCCCTTTCGTGTCCAAG ATGTTTGGATGTTTCCTTCCCACCACTGCCAAAGGCTGA
- the LOC8083492 gene encoding uncharacterized membrane protein At1g16860, protein MHQIGSGMYVSGPAPDRKRGRRLSAATPPYTGGDVARSGELGRMFDIAAASQSQVPSPASSSRRSSGPLHRPSPSPASGPLSQLSHPPGLLVGPSPSPAPSPSSSSRKGSSSSRSRRAGAGKEAAGTAVALAPASGRLRLGVPFACYVLVAVAAAAALGAGAYCLVSWRRWEVLAAAGGAVAAVAAVFASNAWRTAAEAERFFRRFPDTVFDDHGGDMPVGELVKITGQVTCGGQPLGANFHDAARCVFTSVQLHERRRWGWCCCCRRRWQLRHSEARVTNFYISDRNSGKRFYVRAGEGDVITPMIRYKTTSFDGSKKGASQNLKNWMATNELSYNGDLRVKEGLIREGDTASVIGILKKHHACDIVDAPAGVVTTGCQLIRCMFPVFIEGLILIGDEDPDEAVYMV, encoded by the exons ATGCACCAGATTGGGAGCGGCATGTACGTGTCCGGCCCCGCGCCGGACAGGAAGCGCGGGCGGCGGCTGTCGGCCGCCACGCCGCCGTACACGGGCGGGGACGTGGCGCGCTCGGGGGAGCTCGGCCGGATGTTCGACATCGCCGCCGCGTCGCAGTCGCAGGTGCCGTCGCCAGCCTCCTCCTCGCGCCGCAGCTCGGGCCCGCTGCACCggccctcgccgtcgccggcgtcGGGACCGCTGTCGCAGCTCTCGCACCCGCCGGGGCTCCTCGTCGGGCCGTCCCCGTCCcccgcgccgtcgccgtcgtcgtcgtcgaggaaggggagtagcagcagcaggagcaggcgCGCCGGCGCCGGGAAGGAGGCGGCGGGGACGGCCGTGGCGCTGGCGCCGGCGAGCGGGAGGCTGAGGCTCGGGGTCCCGTTCGCGTGCTACGTGCTGGTGGCCgtggcggccgcggccgccctCGGCGCCGGGGCCTACTGCCTCGTGTCGTGGCGCCGCTGGGAGGTCCTCGCCGCGGCGGGCGGCGCCGTGGCCGCCGTCGCGGCGGTGTTCGCGTCGAACGCGTGGCGGACGGCGGCCGAGGCGGAGAGGTTCTTCCGCAGGTTCCCCGACACGGTGTTCGACGACCACGGCGGCGACATGCCCGTCGGCGAGCTCGTCAAGATCACCGGG CAAGTTACCTGCGGTGGTCAGCCGCTGGGCGCCAATTTCCACGACGCCGCCCGGTGCGTGTTCACCTCCGTTCAGCTGCACGAGCGCCGTCGGTGGggctggtgctgctgctgccgccgccggtggCAACTGAGACACTCCGAG GCACGGGTGACGAACTTCTACATATCTGACAGAAACTCCGGGAAGAGATTCTACGTGCGTGCCGGCGAAGGCGACGTGATCACTCCGATGATCAGATACAAAACCACCAGTTTTGATGGCAGCAAGAAGGGCGCCTCACAAAACTTGAAGAACTGGATGGCAACCAACGAGTTGTCTTACAACGGAGATTTGCGTGTTAAGGAAGG GTTAATCAGAGAAGGGGACACAGCAAGTGTGATAGGAATCCTGAAGAAGCACCATGCCTGTGACATCGTCGATGCACCAGCGGGCGTGGTCACCACCGGTTGCCAGCTGATCCGGTGCATGTTCCCTGTCTTCATTGAGGGGCTCATACTGATCGGGGATGAAGACCCTGACGAGGCTGTATATATGGTCTga